From a single Nicotiana tomentosiformis chromosome 2, ASM39032v3, whole genome shotgun sequence genomic region:
- the LOC104107679 gene encoding RNA demethylase ALKBH9B-like, producing the protein MSDHQRNRKIDPFLLSYTADELLIAYEFLSNWFPFLSRGLCQSCTLTLSRCIRSLDLEAAGDAERLKQQKKFTVLTPELPDLNYCNGNLDNCVNNSLGSWKEGADLYDTADTNSLGSWKDCADSSERLKQQENFTVFTPKLPDSNGCNGNLDNCSNNSLGSWKEGADLYDAADTNSLGSWKDGADGPQRFDEASVRRNRSDSYVGGADPSSRPVEEASRSKTFSSPIPAASMRMKMSWADMAQEDELDAEDISESTSWSSQLGNGNGVNEEETSIQETKRKTELSREQREHIQFCNVKSKKDFICLERVNGKVVNVLDGVELHTGVFSMAEQNRIVKFVEKLEEMGKNGQLKERTYTVPQKWMRGKGRVTIQFGCCYNYAKDKKGNPPGILKTETVDPLPNLLKVMIRRLVRWHVMPPNCVPDSCIVNIYEEGDCIPPHIDNHEFVRPFCTVSLLSECNIVFGSNLKTVDPGEFAGAIAIPLPVGSVLVLKGNGADVAKHCVPAVRTKRISITFRRMDESKRPMGYVPEQDLQGLQPLSYEADRYENSNTSKSRHSTRKQSGRQEENKETVKISIERNFKPHYFGRNRQGPADTRRVWVAVNK; encoded by the exons ATGTCCGATCACCAACGAAACCGAAAAATCGACCCTTTTCTCCTCAGCTACACCGCCGACGAACTCCTAATTGCCTATGAGTTTCTATCTAATTGGTTCCCCTTTCTCTCTCGTGGCCTCTGCCAAAGCTGTACGCTCACACTCTCCCGTTGCATTCGATCACTCGACCTTG AGGCTGCTGGTGATGCAGAACGATTGAAGCAACAAAAGAAATTTACAGTTTTGACTCCCGAACTTCCTGATTTGAACTACTGCAACGGAAATCTTGACAATTGTGTCAACAATTCACTTGGGAGTTGGAAAGAGGGTGCTGACTTATATGATACTGCAGATACAAACTCATTGGGTAGTTGGAAAGACTGCGCAGATAGCTCAGAACGTTTGAAGCAACAAGAGAATTTCACAGTTTTTACTCCAAAACTTCCTGATTCGAATGGCTGTAATGGAAATCTTGACAATTGTAGCAACAATTCACTTGGGAGTTGGAAAGAGGGTGCTGACTTATATGATGCTGCAGATACAAACTCATTGGGTAGTTGGAAAGACGGCGCAGATGGGCCACAGCGTTTTGATGAGGCATCAGTGCGTAGGAATAGATCAGATAGTTATGTAGGTGGTGCAGATCCCTCATCACGACCTGTTGAAGAGGCCTCGAGAAGTAAAACATTCAGCTCACCCATACCTGCGGCAAGCATGAGGATGAAAATGTCATGGGCAGATATGGCTCAGGAGGATGAGCTTGATGCTGAGGACATTAGTGAGTCGACTAGCTGGAGTAGTCAGTTAGGTAATGGCAATGGTGTGAATGAAGAGGAAACTTCTATTCAGGAGACTAAGCGAAAAACGGAATTGTCAAGGGAGCAAAGAGAGCACATTCAGTTTTGTAATGTAAAGAGCAAAAAGGATTTCATTTGCTTGGAAAGAGTTAATGGGAAAGTTGTGAATGTACTTGATGGCGTGGAGCTACATACTGGTGTCTTTAGCATGGCTGAGCAAAACAGGATTGTTAAATTTGTAGAGAAGCTTGAGGAGATGGGGAAGAATGGGCAATTAAAAG AGCGAACTTATACAGTGCCACAGAAATGGATGAGGGGCAAGGGACGTGTGACAATCCAATTTGGTTGTTGCTACAACTATGCTAAG GATAAGAAAGGCAACCCCCCAGGGATTCTCAAGACTGAAACTGTTGATCCATTGCCTAATCTTCTTAAAGTCATGATTAGAAGGCTTGTAAGATGGCATGTTATGCCTCCAAATTGTGTCCCAGACAGCTGTATAGTCAATATTTATGAAGAGGGGGATTGCATACCACCTCATATCGACAATCATGAGTTTGTTCGTCCATTTTGTACTGTCTCATTACTTAGCGAGTGCAATATAGTGTTTGGATCAAATCTGAAAACAGTGGATCCTGGTGAATTTGCCGGTGCAATTGCAATTCCTTTGCCAGTGGG GTCTGTTCTTGTCTTGAAGGGAAATGGCGCTGATGTGGCTAAACACTGTGTGCCAGCTGTTCGTACTAAGAG GATCTCAATTACATTTAGGAGAATGGATGAATCTAAAAGGCCAATGGGATATGTTCCTGAGCAGGATTTACAAGGTCTTCAGCCATTATCCTATGAAGCAGATAGATATGAGAATTCAAACACCTCTAAATCAAGGCATTCTACCAGAAAACAGTCGGGAAGACAAGAAGAGAATAAGGAAACAGTAAAGATATCAATTGAGAGGAATTTCAAGCCACATTACTTTGGTCGAAATCGACAAGGACCTGCAGATACGCGAAGAGTCTGGGTGGCTGTAAATAAGTGA
- the LOC138905735 gene encoding uncharacterized protein encodes MDPGRKRSIIITVPEDAWVLFALVGVAISLRCLVTEEGQARMNEVDVSCLFNEVQKVLNRLKAEARELTKKRDTYKLLSEKHKRAIKSLRAELDAAQKEHADLVEQVNNFKVSNDDLTMETNDKTSQVQHKVDQIDQLRAEIKEVQAMADVKKGKMDRLASEKETAREKLELVEVQL; translated from the exons ATGGATCCCGGCCGTAAGAGGTCAATAATCATCACCGTCCCAGAGGATGCCTGGGTTCTTTTTGCCCTTGTTGGAGTAGCGATTAGCCTCCGGTGCCTGGTAACCGAAGAAGGCCAAGCGAGAATGAATGAGGTGGATGTGTCGTGCTTGTTCAATGAAGTGCAGAAggtgctgaaccgg CTCAAGGCTGAAGCCAGGGAGCTTACCAAGAAGAGGGACAcgtataagcttctcagcgagaAACACAAACGTGCCATCAAGAGTCTCCGGGCCGAGTTGGATGCGGCtcagaaggagcatgccgacttggTGGAACAGGTAAATAATTTCAAAGTTAGCAATGACGACTTAACCATGGAGACTAACGACAAAACATCGCAGGTCCAACATAAGGTTGACCAGATCGACCAGCTTCGAGCTGAAATAAAGGAGGTACAGGCCATGGCCGATGTTAAGAAGGGAAAAATGGATCGACTAGCTTCGGAGAAGGAGACCGCCCGGGAGAAGCTGGAATTGGTAGAGGTCCAACTTTGA
- the LOC104107677 gene encoding uncharacterized protein, whose amino-acid sequence METPSSTIRVTRSQVLSASNKIVKESENKEVTKSRSALIDLTNSPIVGLASGNLETPSSFTKGRKCCTPGSGEAILRCQVKNLLQMVEEEAEISLEKRQPLFHVKGVVNSPMSLLIAPANTPLMDLSGNELLPPVTASPVQDNFVISQIMNEMLEVKKQESSSNITRSLLLDFTEKSEEEVDEENERLIVDEVCEAMNKINVYNRS is encoded by the exons ATGGAAACTCCATCATCAACAATAAGAGTAACAAGATCACAAGTCCTTTCTGCTTCCAATA aGATAGTTAAAGAATCTGAAAACAAAGAAGTAACCAAGTCAAGATCAGCTCTCATTGATTTAACAAATTCACCCATTGTTGGGCTAGCAAGTGGGAATTTGGAGACCCCATCATCATTTACAAAAGGAAGGAAGTGTTGTACTCCAGGGTCAGGGGAGGCAATATTGAGGTGTCAAGTGAAGAACTTGTTACAAATGGTTGAGGAAGAAGCTGAAATCTCATTGGAAAAAAGGCAGCCTCTTTTTCATGTAAAAGGTGTTGTTAATTCTCCAATGAGTCTTCTTATTGCTCCTGCAAATACACCACTTATGGATCTCTCTGGTAATGAGTTGCTGCCTCCTGTCACTGCATCTCCTGTACAGGACAACTTTGTCATCTCTCAG ATAATGAATGAGATGTTAGAAGTGAAGAAACAAGAGAGTAGTAGTAATATTACAAGATCTCTACTACTGGATTTTACTGAAAAGTCAGAAGAAGAGGTTGATGAAGAAAATGAAAGACTAATAGTTGATGAAGTATGTGAAGCAATGAACAAGATCAATGTTTACAACCGATCATGA